One stretch of Pontiella desulfatans DNA includes these proteins:
- the rpsK gene encoding 30S ribosomal protein S11 has translation MAEEKVEIEEKAVEAAAPVAAEETPAVEAAPAVAKAEEVVEEKKSRLPTAADLLADDVIEPIKRKKGSKNVPFGIAFVKTTFNNTIVSITDTRGNVVSWSSAGKCGFKGSRKSTAFAATTVAQDAARNAISHGMSEVEVRVQGPGAGRESGVRAIQSAGLSITSIKDTTAIPHNGCRPPKRRRV, from the coding sequence ATGGCAGAAGAAAAAGTTGAAATAGAAGAAAAAGCGGTCGAAGCAGCAGCTCCGGTTGCCGCTGAAGAAACGCCTGCGGTAGAAGCAGCTCCTGCGGTAGCCAAGGCTGAAGAAGTGGTTGAAGAAAAGAAGTCGCGCCTGCCCACCGCCGCCGATCTGCTTGCTGACGATGTCATCGAGCCGATCAAGCGCAAGAAGGGTTCCAAGAACGTTCCGTTCGGCATTGCCTTCGTGAAGACCACGTTCAACAACACGATTGTTTCCATCACCGACACGCGCGGCAATGTGGTTTCCTGGAGCAGCGCAGGCAAGTGCGGCTTCAAGGGCTCCCGCAAGAGCACGGCGTTCGCCGCAACGACTGTTGCGCAGGATGCCGCCCGTAACGCCATCAGCCACGGCATGTCCGAGGTTGAAGTCCGTGTGCAGGGCCCGGGTGCAGGACGCGAGTCCGGTGTTCGCGCCATCCAGTCGGCTGGGTTGTCGATCACGTCGATCAAGGATACCACCGCGATCCCGCACAATGGATGCCGCCCGCCCAAGCGCCGCCGCGTCTAG
- the pta gene encoding phosphate acetyltransferase codes for MGRSIFIQQIIDAAKVKQRNIVLPEGSDERVLEAANIINAEGIASVTLLGDEQKITEAFSSKGWSLDGIKVINPETSDKLQEYADTFYEMRKAKGITPEQALETVKQVSYFGTMIMNAGDADGMVSGAAHSTADTVRPALQVIKSAKKGATVSSFFIMDVNDKTYIFSDCALVVDPTAEQLADMAVDSAISAMAYDIPPRVALLSFSSYGSGGKCPMVEKVQEAVKLAKAKVEAEHADKGIVIDGELQLDSAIVPEVASKKAPESPLGGEARVLIFPDLNAANIGYKLVQRLANAGAYGPVLQGLNKPVNDLSRGCYVEDIVGTVALTALQAAN; via the coding sequence ATGGGCAGAAGTATCTTTATTCAGCAAATCATTGATGCTGCGAAGGTTAAGCAGCGCAACATCGTACTACCCGAAGGTAGCGATGAGCGAGTGCTCGAAGCCGCCAACATAATCAACGCAGAAGGAATCGCCTCGGTAACCTTGCTCGGAGATGAGCAGAAAATCACCGAGGCTTTTTCGTCGAAGGGCTGGAGCCTCGATGGCATCAAGGTCATCAATCCGGAAACCTCCGATAAGCTGCAGGAATATGCCGACACCTTCTACGAAATGCGCAAGGCAAAGGGCATCACCCCCGAGCAGGCGCTTGAGACGGTGAAGCAGGTCAGCTACTTCGGCACCATGATCATGAATGCCGGCGATGCCGATGGCATGGTTTCCGGCGCGGCCCACTCGACGGCCGATACGGTTCGCCCGGCGCTCCAGGTGATCAAGTCCGCCAAGAAGGGGGCAACGGTTTCGAGCTTCTTCATCATGGACGTTAACGACAAGACCTATATCTTTTCCGATTGCGCGTTGGTGGTTGATCCGACCGCCGAGCAGCTGGCCGATATGGCCGTCGATAGCGCCATCTCCGCCATGGCCTACGATATACCGCCGAGGGTTGCACTTCTTTCGTTTTCCTCCTATGGATCCGGCGGAAAATGCCCGATGGTCGAAAAAGTGCAGGAGGCCGTCAAGCTGGCCAAGGCCAAGGTTGAAGCGGAGCATGCCGACAAGGGCATCGTGATCGACGGCGAGCTTCAGCTCGACTCGGCCATTGTTCCGGAGGTTGCGAGCAAGAAGGCGCCGGAAAGCCCGTTGGGCGGCGAAGCGCGCGTGTTGATCTTCCCGGATCTGAATGCCGCGAACATTGGCTACAAGCTGGTGCAGCGCCTTGCAAATGCCGGTGCCTATGGCCCCGTGCTCCAGGGCTTGAACAAGCCGGTCAACGATCTCTCCCGCGGTTGCTACGTTGAAGATATCGTCGGCACCGTTGCCCTTACCGCCCTGCAGGCTGCAAACTAA
- a CDS encoding acetate/propionate family kinase, which produces MKILVLNSGSSSIKFKLYHANESDDQFHALCEGQADRIGIDGSTLAYERGDEGKEKQFIALPDHKHAIDEILKQLIDPETGVLESLEDLGGVGHRVVHGGEDFTGSVVIDREVIKAIERNSMLAPLHNPPNLMGIKAMASLLPFMPQVAVFDTAIHQSMPKKAYMYALPLAQYKTYKIRKYGFHGTSHGYVANKAAEELGKELKDLKIITCHLGNGGSLAAFMGGVSVDTSMGFTPLDGIIMGTRSGTLDPYVPLHIMESQELKPSQVSTMMNKQGGLLAISGKSDMRDNVESAAAGDADCQMAIEMFCYSIQKYIGSYAAAMNGVDCIVFTAGVGENNPMLRDKILENFTFLGLEVDKAKNDANETVLTTEASKVVALKIHTNEELVIALDTYNLIK; this is translated from the coding sequence ATGAAAATTCTAGTACTCAACTCGGGATCGTCTTCGATCAAGTTCAAGCTTTACCATGCCAATGAGTCCGACGACCAGTTCCACGCGCTTTGCGAGGGGCAGGCCGACCGCATCGGAATCGATGGTTCCACGTTGGCCTATGAAAGGGGTGATGAGGGTAAGGAAAAGCAATTCATCGCACTGCCCGACCACAAGCATGCGATCGATGAAATCCTCAAGCAGCTCATCGATCCGGAGACCGGTGTTCTCGAAAGCCTCGAGGATTTGGGCGGGGTTGGCCATCGTGTCGTGCATGGCGGCGAGGACTTCACCGGTTCGGTGGTCATCGACCGGGAGGTCATCAAGGCCATCGAGCGCAACTCCATGCTGGCGCCGCTTCACAACCCGCCGAACCTGATGGGGATCAAGGCGATGGCATCGCTGTTGCCTTTCATGCCGCAGGTGGCCGTGTTCGATACGGCCATCCACCAGAGCATGCCGAAAAAGGCCTACATGTATGCACTGCCCCTTGCGCAGTACAAGACCTATAAGATCCGTAAATATGGCTTCCACGGCACCTCCCATGGCTATGTGGCCAACAAGGCCGCCGAGGAGCTGGGCAAGGAGTTGAAGGATCTGAAAATCATTACCTGCCATCTGGGCAACGGCGGTTCGCTGGCGGCCTTCATGGGTGGGGTTTCGGTCGATACCTCGATGGGCTTCACCCCGCTCGACGGCATCATCATGGGAACTCGTTCGGGCACGCTCGATCCCTACGTTCCGCTGCATATCATGGAATCGCAGGAGCTCAAGCCGTCGCAAGTCAGCACCATGATGAACAAGCAGGGCGGCCTGCTCGCCATCTCCGGCAAGAGCGACATGCGCGACAACGTCGAGAGCGCCGCGGCCGGCGATGCCGACTGCCAGATGGCGATCGAAATGTTCTGCTACAGCATCCAGAAATACATCGGCTCCTATGCCGCCGCCATGAACGGGGTGGATTGCATTGTCTTCACCGCCGGTGTGGGGGAAAACAACCCGATGCTTCGCGATAAGATTCTCGAAAACTTCACCTTCCTCGGTCTCGAAGTGGACAAGGCGAAGAACGATGCCAACGAAACCGTGCTGACCACGGAAGCCTCCAAGGTTGTGGCGCTCAAGATCCACACCAACGAAGAGCTGGTTATTGCGCTCGATACCTACAACTTGATTAAGTAG
- the rplQ gene encoding 50S ribosomal protein L17: MRHRKKTVKLGRTSAHRNELLANQVCALIDNKRIKTTIQKAKATRSLAEKMITLGKKGTLAARRQAISTLKNEKSVKELFDAVAPTFADRNGGYTRIIKLGRRISDSSEMVLLEWVDTVVAAPAAVAEVVAEEEVAAAE, from the coding sequence ATGAGACATCGTAAAAAAACAGTTAAACTCGGTCGCACCAGTGCGCATCGCAACGAGCTGCTTGCAAACCAGGTTTGCGCGCTCATCGACAACAAGCGCATCAAGACGACCATCCAGAAAGCCAAGGCAACCCGTAGCCTGGCCGAAAAGATGATCACGCTCGGAAAGAAAGGCACCCTCGCGGCACGTCGCCAGGCCATCTCCACGCTGAAGAACGAAAAGTCCGTCAAGGAACTCTTCGACGCGGTTGCCCCGACGTTCGCCGATCGCAACGGCGGCTACACCCGCATCATCAAGCTCGGCCGTCGAATTTCCGACAGCTCCGAGATGGTGCTGCTCGAATGGGTCGACACCGTGGTGGCTGCTCCGGCGGCGGTTGCCGAAGTGGTTGCTGAAGAAGAAGTGGCTGCCGCCGAGTAA
- a CDS encoding DNA-directed RNA polymerase subunit alpha, translating to MATRLGRFEMPKQVVKDDAVSTENYGKFYAEPFEGGYGRTMGNSLRRVLLSSLEGAAVSSVKIKGAPHEFCSLEGVTEDVTDIILNIKQLLFKSYARDSQMVKIKVEGPGEVTAGDIVTPESIEVLNPDFVICTLAEGGVFEAEMEVRIGRGYCPADLNKKENQEIGIIPIDCLFSPVRRVKYATENTRVGRRTDYDKLVIEIWTDGRVSPDDALTMSAAILRHHLDVFVSYDKDLIEFEESEKQIDLEKEELRKKLNISVNEIELSVRAANCLNNANITTVGELAQKTEAEMLKYRNFGKKSLNEIKAKIQEMGLSLGMTFDIDLLKGSSIED from the coding sequence ATGGCTACACGACTCGGTCGTTTTGAAATGCCGAAACAGGTCGTCAAGGACGATGCTGTTTCCACTGAAAACTACGGTAAGTTCTACGCTGAACCTTTCGAGGGCGGCTATGGACGCACCATGGGCAACTCGCTTCGCCGCGTGCTGCTCTCCTCGCTGGAAGGCGCTGCGGTTTCTTCCGTCAAGATCAAGGGAGCCCCGCACGAATTCTGCAGTCTCGAAGGTGTTACGGAAGATGTCACCGACATCATCCTCAACATCAAGCAGCTGCTCTTCAAGAGCTATGCCCGCGACTCGCAGATGGTGAAGATCAAGGTTGAAGGTCCGGGCGAAGTTACCGCCGGCGACATCGTGACCCCCGAATCCATCGAAGTCCTGAACCCCGATTTCGTCATCTGCACGTTGGCCGAAGGCGGCGTGTTCGAAGCCGAGATGGAAGTTCGCATCGGGCGCGGCTATTGCCCGGCCGATCTGAACAAAAAGGAAAACCAGGAAATCGGCATCATACCGATCGACTGCCTGTTTTCCCCGGTTCGCCGTGTCAAGTATGCCACCGAGAACACCCGTGTTGGCCGGCGTACCGACTACGACAAGCTCGTAATCGAAATCTGGACGGACGGACGCGTTAGCCCGGACGACGCGCTGACGATGTCGGCCGCCATCCTACGCCACCACCTCGACGTCTTTGTCTCCTACGACAAGGATTTGATCGAATTCGAGGAAAGCGAAAAGCAGATCGACCTCGAGAAGGAAGAGCTGCGCAAGAAGCTGAACATCAGCGTCAACGAAATCGAACTCAGCGTTCGTGCCGCAAACTGCCTGAACAACGCCAACATCACCACCGTCGGCGAGCTGGCGCAGAAGACCGAGGCCGAAATGCTGAAATACCGCAACTTCGGTAAGAAGTCGCTGAACGAAATCAAGGCGAAGATCCAGGAAATGGGTCTGTCGCTGGGCATGACCTTCGACATCGACCTGCTCAAGGGTTCGTCCATCGAAGACTAG